In Perca fluviatilis chromosome 14, GENO_Pfluv_1.0, whole genome shotgun sequence, a genomic segment contains:
- the LOC120572573 gene encoding extensin-like, which produces MNGGGSMQSNDERGAEKQMDDYLNALGLHRKKIAKDGSCLFRAVAEQVLHCQSLHTKVRAECVAFLKENRASYEAFIEGDFEEYLLKLQDPQQWVGEVEINALAVMYKRDFLIFQEPGKPAVNITDNNFKDKVRLCFLNGNHYDSVYSISHVKDAALCHCCGRSRHNFPHPGSNTTSLTLHPSPPPSPLPHPHPYHNSPTIHHYLPFTYHHLHTTFTYTHHSPPTFTPPPLFTHTYSTSPTYLHLLLLTFTFTYLPSPTLLLTFTYSPTYLHLLSYLPSPITHSTSHHPPPTSHSTLTFTHHSTFTLPPHPHLLLPSPNLPLYLSPYSNPHSHSTFTPTLPLYLSPLSQFLPSPPTTFTYLPLPPTLPLTHLPSPSPTLLHSTFTTLLPPTFTHLPTLLPIFTPSHLPLTYLPLSTFTPPHFLPLHPSHHPSPPPLYLHPHPTYLTHFIPTLHLYLHHHFTLHPHYPPSPTHPLHLHLPFTHLTFTYHLLYLHPSLPFTHSHPLTSNQPHLPLTLLTTHTLSPIHLHHTHHLPLPPYTLTLTTTHHHHHLTPSTLPPTPTTHYFHPHLFTHHTHTTSHTHPPPHPHPLTHSTHSTPTQPPPTSPTTLTYPTPTTPPTTHTHLLTTQPSTPLNTLPHLPPHHTFTTLNHSHSSITYPPYPTHHLPLHLLTTQPTSPSPTHPPPFSPTSPTPPLLPHSYSSLPPSTHHSPTTFNLPNTLHLLTYSPTYLHLLTFTYSPTTLPTHNHLTYSYLTHTFTIPHLLTHSHLPSPTKHPPTSPPTQHYLPPTYTLPHYPNHNTTPTTPLPLHPLTSTSPPTTLTSSPSPTPTTFTTPPTPTLTHLTYSPTLPPPTYLTPLTFNHNHLHPPSHPTHPPTHLHPTTYSPSPYSPTHPHSPTSLPPPHLLSPSSPTHTLTFTHLPSPTHPPPTHPLLHLH; this is translated from the exons GTGCTGCATTGCCAGAGCCTTCACACTAAAGTTCGTGCCGAGTGTGTGGCGTTCCTGAAGGAGAACAGAGCGAGCTACGAGGCG TTCATCGAAGGAGACTTCGAGGAATACCTCCTCAAGCTGCAGGACCCGCAG CAATGGGTGGGAGAGGTGGAGATCAACGCGCTGGCCGTCATGTACAA gagGGATTTCCTGATCTTCCAGGAACCCGGAAAACCAGCCGTCAACATCACAGACAACAACTTCAAGGATAAG gTGCGGTTGTGTTTTCTGAACGGGAATCACTACGACAGCGTTTATTCCATCAGCCACGTTAAGGACGCCGCTCTCTGCCA TTGCTGTGGTCGTTCTCGCCATAACTTCCCCCACCCCGGTTCCAACACAACCTCTCTCACATTACACCCTTCACCACCACCTTCACCtctcccacacccacacccctaCCACAACTCTCCCACTATTCACCACTACTTACCCTTCACCTACCATCACCTTCACACTACCTTCACCTACACTCACCACTCACCACCTACCTTCACCCCACCACCACTCTTCACCCACACCTACTCTACCTCACCTACTTACCTTCACCTTCTCCTACTTACCTTCACCTTCACCTACTTACCTTCACCTACTCTCTTACTTACCTTCACCTACTCTCCTACTTACCTTCACCTACTCTCCTACTTACCTTCACCCATCACCCACTCTACCTCCCACCACCCCCCACCTACCTCCCACTCTACCCTCACCTTCACCCACCACTCTACCTTCACCTTACCACCTCACCCACACCTCCTACTACCTTCACCCAACCTCCCACTCTACCTCTCACCTTACTCCAACCCTCACTCCCACTCTACCTTCACACCCACTCTCCCACTCTacctctcacctctctctcaATTTCTACCTTCACCTCCTACTACCTTCACCTACCTCCCACTTCCTCCCACTCTACCCCTCACCCACTTACCTTCACCTTCACCCACTCTCCTCCACTCTACCTTCACCACTCTCCTACCTCCAACCTTCACCCACCTCCCCACTCTACTTCCCATCTTCACCCCCTCCCACTTACCTCTCACCTACCTCCCACTCTCCACCTTCACCCCACCCCACTTCCTCCCACTTCACCCTTCACACCACCCCTCCCCTCCACCACTCTACCTTCACCCACATCCCACCTACCTCACCCACTTCATACCCACCTTACACCTCTACCTTCACCACCACTTTACCCTTCACCCTCACTACCCACCCTCACCCACTCACCCACTTCACCTTCACCTACCTTTCACCCACCTTACCTTCACCTACCACCTACTCTACCTTCACCCATCTCTACCCTTCACCCACTCACACCCACTTACCTCTAACCAACCCCACCTACCACTAACACTACTcaccactcacacactctcacccATACACCTTCACCATACCCACCACCTACCTCTACCTCCCTACACCCTTACACTCACCACaactcaccaccaccaccacctcaccCCCTCCACCCTTCCACCCACACCCACCACCCATTACTTCCACCCACACCTCTTCACCCACCACACCCACACTACCTCTCACACTCACCcaccaccccacccccacccactcACCCACTCCACCCACTCCACACCCACCCAACCACCACCTACCTCACCTACTACCCTTACCTACCCAACACCCACTACCCCACCTACCACCCACACTCACCTACTCACCACCCAACCATCCACACCCCTCAACACTCTACCTCACCTACCACCCCACCATACCTTCACCACTCTCAACCACTCACACTCATCCATTACCTATCCTCCTTACCCCACCCACCACTTACCTCTACACCTTCTCACCACTCAACCCACTTCACCTTCACCCACTCACCCACCACCCTTCTCACCTACCTCACCTACTCCACCACTCCTACCTCACTCTTACTCATCTTTACCACCTTCCACCCATCACTCACCTACTACCTTCAACCTACCTAACACCCTTCACCTACTCACCTACTCACCTACTTACCTTCACCTACTTACCTTCACCTACTCACCTACCACCTTACCCACCCATAATCACCTCACCTACTCTTAcctcacacacaccttcaccaTACCTCACCTACTCACCCACTCACACCTACCCTCACCTACCAAACACCCACCAACCTCACCACCTACTCAACACTACCTTCCACCTACCTACACCCTACCACACTACCCCAACCACAACACCACACCCACCACACCTCTACCACTCCACCCACTCACCTCCACCTCACCTCCCACCACCCTCACCTCTTCACCTTCACCTACACCCACTACCTTCACCACCCCACCTACCCCAACCTTAACACACCTCACCTACTCACCAACCTTACCCCCACCCACTTACCTCACCCCACTTACCTTCAACCACAACCACCTACACCCACCCTCACACCCCACTCACCCCCCCACTCATCTTCACCCCACTACCTACTCACCTTCACCTTACTCACCTACTCACCCACACTCACCCACCTCACTCCCACCTCCTCACCTACTTTCACCCTCTTCACCTACTCACACCCTCACCTTCACCCACTTACCCTCACCCACTCACCCACCACCTACTCACCCACTCCTTCACCTCCACTAA